In Persephonella hydrogeniphila, the following are encoded in one genomic region:
- a CDS encoding ABC transporter ATP-binding protein, which yields MGRDIKFLFKTYKPYWHLILVAVFGSILESGALAGLAYIIKNVVDDVFVAKSYEKLVFIISVLIGLAVAKQVGFFLKDFVYPLVIYKALRVLREKVYKRILHARPSFFRKVQPGDLISRATTDTERFGEISATIGTNVITETFTVIGIVAVLIYRDWKMFLIFLFAVPFLALALNYFGEKRKKYSKKLQESFSHYIQHLNQILSGIEVVKLFKDRIFLELFHRINENLYIRQKKNRLYETVYLSSVEVIAYIATAGIIFYGGSRIIKGEITPGDFFSFLGGILILVNSLQVLQRGAVNLKALSPVIDRILFVLNIPQEEEKGQEFKGLKNSIQYRNVSLKIGEMQILKNVNLSIKKGEKIGIVGLTGSGKSTLVKILPALITDYEGKVLLDSIELREYSVSSLREKIGMVSQDVFIFNDTLKNNLLIAKPDATDEEILEALKKAKADFVFELENGLDTVLGEKGSRLSGGERQRISIARIFLKNPDIVIIDEATSALDVETEEYVMEEISRHFREKTVLMITHRLKLLEISDRVVVMENGQIVEEGTKEELLQKKGIFYRFLTLSST from the coding sequence ATGGGAAGAGATATAAAATTTCTGTTTAAAACTTATAAACCTTACTGGCATCTGATACTTGTTGCTGTATTTGGCTCTATTCTTGAATCAGGTGCCCTTGCAGGTCTTGCATATATAATAAAAAATGTAGTTGATGATGTTTTTGTGGCAAAAAGCTATGAAAAGCTTGTTTTTATAATATCTGTTCTTATAGGCCTTGCTGTTGCTAAACAGGTAGGATTCTTTTTAAAAGATTTTGTTTATCCTCTTGTTATCTACAAGGCTTTAAGGGTTTTAAGGGAAAAGGTATACAAAAGAATTCTCCATGCCAGACCTTCATTTTTTAGAAAGGTTCAGCCGGGAGATTTAATAAGCAGAGCTACAACAGATACAGAGAGGTTTGGGGAGATTTCTGCCACTATAGGAACTAATGTGATTACAGAAACCTTTACTGTCATAGGGATTGTTGCTGTTTTAATTTACAGGGACTGGAAGATGTTTCTGATATTTCTTTTTGCTGTTCCATTTCTTGCCCTTGCTTTAAACTACTTTGGAGAAAAAAGAAAAAAGTACTCAAAAAAACTTCAGGAAAGTTTCTCCCACTATATACAACATCTAAACCAGATATTATCAGGAATTGAGGTTGTAAAGCTTTTTAAGGACAGGATATTTTTGGAACTGTTTCACAGGATAAATGAAAATCTTTATATAAGGCAGAAAAAAAATCGTTTGTATGAAACTGTTTATCTTTCTTCGGTGGAAGTAATAGCCTATATAGCAACTGCAGGGATAATATTTTATGGCGGCTCAAGGATAATTAAAGGGGAGATAACGCCGGGAGATTTTTTCTCTTTTTTAGGAGGGATACTGATACTTGTAAACTCACTTCAGGTACTTCAGAGGGGAGCCGTCAATCTGAAGGCTCTTTCTCCTGTTATTGATAGAATTCTCTTTGTTTTGAATATTCCTCAGGAAGAAGAAAAAGGACAGGAGTTTAAAGGGCTGAAAAATAGCATACAGTACAGAAATGTTTCTCTGAAGATCGGTGAAATGCAGATACTGAAAAATGTAAATCTAAGCATCAAAAAAGGAGAAAAAATAGGGATTGTCGGTCTTACAGGCTCTGGAAAATCTACACTCGTAAAAATTCTCCCTGCCCTTATAACAGATTACGAAGGGAAGGTACTTTTAGACAGTATAGAGTTGAGAGAGTATTCCGTTAGCTCTCTGAGGGAAAAAATAGGTATGGTTTCTCAGGATGTTTTTATATTTAACGACACCCTGAAAAACAACCTGCTTATAGCAAAACCTGACGCAACAGATGAAGAGATATTGGAAGCATTAAAAAAGGCAAAAGCTGATTTTGTTTTTGAGTTAGAAAACGGATTGGATACAGTTTTAGGAGAAAAAGGTTCAAGGCTTTCCGGTGGTGAAAGACAAAGAATATCTATAGCAAGGATATTCTTAAAAAATCCAGATATTGTAATTATTGACGAGGCCACATCAGCTCTTGATGTGGAAACAGAAGAGTATGTAATGGAAGAGATAAGCAGACATTTTAGAGAGAAAACTGTCCTTATGATAACGCACAGACTGAAGCTTCTTGAGATATCGGATAGGGTTGTCGTTATGGAAAATGGACAGATTGTAGAAGAAGGTACAAAAGAAGAGCTTCTGCAGAAAAAAGGTATTTTCTACAGGTTTTTAACACTTTCCTCAACCTGA
- a CDS encoding ArnT family glycosyltransferase, with translation MIALGILSLFPNINLYEFRGEESLRTIVAFEMADSHNYLQPTFLGDLYFNKPPLFNWFIVLSSKLIPWSELTARIVSILFVFLTVFLIYRFSYKLFKNTELALLSGLLYLISVDILFWYGYLAEIDVTLAFFVFLMFYIQYKGYFERNNYFVLLSGITACITFLLKGFPAFLFFGVTYICFVLYRRDFRYLLNPFLWLSGILAITIPTVWIFSTSNPEMYIKRLFIESVIRAEGSSDITKLLVHFITYPLLNIKQLIPASVLVAVILFFAYRNRAKVQLPSEIKLFLFVAFVNYLPYLLAVHSRGRYVIPLFPIIMVVSGYIIHNIGREKWIRIAIYTAVVLIMARFILGFVGFPIFMEKKASRKRAAYDIAKKIDLNSNIACDCKSEKTVCLYIDFLKGKAVKTSRHTPNWDYLIDCSDKSKGKEILSYDLRGKILKVYKRVK, from the coding sequence TTGATAGCTTTAGGTATTCTGTCTTTATTTCCAAATATTAACCTTTACGAGTTTAGAGGTGAAGAATCCCTCAGAACAATTGTTGCTTTTGAGATGGCTGATTCTCATAATTACTTACAGCCTACATTTTTGGGAGATCTATATTTCAATAAACCTCCTTTGTTTAACTGGTTTATAGTGCTATCATCTAAATTAATACCCTGGAGCGAGTTAACAGCCAGAATAGTTTCTATTTTGTTTGTTTTTTTAACGGTTTTTCTGATATACAGATTTTCCTACAAACTTTTTAAAAATACAGAACTTGCTTTATTATCAGGACTTCTTTATCTGATTTCTGTTGATATACTTTTCTGGTATGGTTATCTTGCTGAGATTGATGTAACTCTTGCTTTTTTTGTGTTCCTTATGTTTTACATCCAGTATAAAGGTTATTTTGAGCGTAACAACTACTTTGTGCTGCTTTCAGGCATAACTGCATGTATAACATTTTTGCTTAAAGGTTTTCCTGCCTTTTTATTCTTTGGAGTTACATATATCTGCTTTGTTCTTTACAGAAGAGACTTTAGATACCTTTTAAATCCTTTCTTGTGGCTATCTGGAATTCTGGCTATTACTATTCCAACAGTATGGATATTCAGTACTTCAAATCCAGAAATGTACATAAAAAGACTCTTTATAGAAAGTGTGATAAGGGCTGAAGGGAGTTCTGATATCACAAAACTTCTTGTACATTTTATTACGTATCCACTGCTTAATATAAAGCAGTTAATTCCTGCCAGTGTTTTAGTAGCTGTTATCTTATTTTTTGCATACAGAAACAGAGCAAAAGTACAACTGCCTTCAGAAATAAAGCTTTTTCTTTTTGTTGCTTTTGTTAACTACCTTCCATATCTACTTGCTGTACATAGTAGAGGTAGATATGTAATTCCTCTTTTTCCTATTATTATGGTTGTTTCCGGTTATATTATCCATAATATCGGCAGGGAAAAATGGATCAGGATTGCGATTTATACTGCTGTAGTTTTGATTATGGCAAGATTTATCTTGGGTTTTGTTGGATTTCCAATTTTTATGGAAAAAAAAGCTTCAAGGAAAAGAGCTGCTTATGATATTGCCAAAAAGATAGATCTTAACAGTAACATTGCCTGTGATTGTAAAAGCGAGAAAACAGTCTGTCTGTACATAGATTTCCTAAAAGGAAAAGCTGTCAAAACTTCACGGCATACTCCAAACTGGGATTATCTGATAGATTGCTCAGATAAATCAAAGGGAAAAGAAATACTGTCTTATGACTTAAGGGGAAAAATCTTGAAGGTTTATAAAAGAGTAAAATGA
- the hemC gene encoding hydroxymethylbilane synthase has translation MRIRIGTRKSKLALWQANFIAEQLKKHFPDIEIELVKIVTKGDKILDVPLAKVGGKGLFVKEIEEAMLRKEIDIAVHSLKDVPTYFPEGLGLVAITEREDPRDAFLSVRYSSIDDMPEGAVLGTSSLRRKAQIMMKRKNLVIEDLRGNVDTRIRKLEEGQYDGIILAYAGLKRLGFQDRVKQIFEPDYMIPAVAQGFLGIEARLDDEKTKEIVSVLNHKESEIRAKAERAFLKTLEGGCQVPLAGYSEIVDGKLRITGFVSDLEGKRFFKDSMEGTPDKPEELGEKLAQKLLDMGAREVLEEIYKGEN, from the coding sequence TTGAGAATAAGAATAGGCACAAGAAAAAGTAAACTCGCCCTGTGGCAGGCAAATTTTATCGCTGAGCAACTAAAGAAACATTTTCCAGATATAGAGATAGAGCTTGTAAAGATTGTGACAAAGGGAGATAAGATTCTTGATGTTCCCCTCGCAAAAGTTGGAGGAAAGGGACTTTTTGTAAAAGAGATAGAAGAAGCTATGCTCAGGAAAGAGATAGATATTGCAGTCCACTCTCTGAAGGATGTTCCTACGTACTTTCCTGAAGGTTTGGGTCTTGTTGCTATTACTGAGAGAGAAGACCCGAGAGATGCATTTTTATCTGTCAGATACTCATCGATAGATGATATGCCAGAAGGAGCAGTTCTCGGGACAAGCTCACTCAGAAGAAAAGCTCAGATAATGATGAAAAGAAAAAATCTTGTTATAGAAGATTTAAGGGGAAATGTTGATACAAGAATAAGAAAACTTGAGGAAGGTCAGTATGACGGTATCATACTTGCTTATGCAGGACTGAAAAGATTGGGATTTCAAGATAGAGTAAAACAGATTTTTGAACCTGATTATATGATTCCTGCTGTTGCTCAGGGTTTTTTAGGGATTGAGGCAAGGCTTGATGATGAGAAAACAAAGGAGATAGTTTCTGTTCTTAATCATAAAGAGAGCGAGATAAGAGCAAAGGCAGAAAGGGCATTCTTAAAAACCCTCGAAGGAGGGTGTCAGGTTCCCCTTGCAGGGTACTCTGAGATTGTAGATGGAAAACTGAGAATAACTGGTTTTGTTTCTGATCTTGAAGGGAAAAGATTTTTCAAAGACTCAATGGAAGGAACTCCAGATAAACCTGAAGAGTTAGGAGAAAAACTGGCACAAAAACTTCTTGATATGGGAGCAAGGGAGGTGTTAGAGGAAATTTATAAAGGGGAAAATTGA
- a CDS encoding IS1/IS1595 family N-terminal zinc-binding domain-containing protein, with translation MLNHNVICPNCGASRCIKNGRVNGKQTYLCKECFSRFSTDRVRRRYSKETKNRLF, from the coding sequence ATGTTAAACCACAACGTAATTTGCCCGAACTGCGGGGCCTCAAGATGCATAAAGAACGGAAGGGTTAACGGTAAACAGACGTATCTGTGTAAAGAATGTTTCTCAAGATTCTCCACAGACAGAGTAAGAAGAAGATACTCTAAAGAGACAAAAAACAGGCTGTTTTGA
- a CDS encoding ArnT family glycosyltransferase, whose protein sequence is MIYRVFIVHGILAVLKIVYTLLNITDLSTEEAQYWVWSKNLDIGYYSKPPLIAYMNFISTSIFGDTELGVRINAIFIGFAIGILVFVFVREIFKDEKLAFFSSVLITAVPAFQVGSYIFLTDSPLAFFWILTIYLFYRAVNEKKPVLWVLTGVSAGLGFLSKFLIVLFLPPALLFLYLFKREIFRERWFYFSVLIASLFTVPVIIWNFQHDFVTFKHVFNLGEAKKEISLSKSAEYIGNYIASQIGLNSVFLFPFFFYAVYRGFKERKNFRIFYLWIFPVFIFLVFLYIARKKNVEANWPAFGYATLYILTAYYIYMKKWFKGFIFAFVLSIWSIFTLFYPFYLDKIGLGKIYPPKVDPLHRLVGWEGLGKKVSEVVKDLKTDKYFVFSESYHIASELWFYMEGNPRTYCVVINRRMNQFDLWPGIEQFEGKGYTGIYVSRWGLPKKIRDSFRKVKAHYRYDIIYRGWKYRTINIYVLEDLIKLKQDRFRSY, encoded by the coding sequence ATGATTTACAGGGTTTTTATAGTCCACGGAATTTTAGCTGTCTTAAAAATCGTATACACCCTGTTAAATATCACAGATCTATCGACAGAAGAAGCCCAGTACTGGGTCTGGTCTAAAAATTTGGATATAGGATATTACTCTAAACCTCCTCTTATAGCCTATATGAACTTCATCTCTACCTCCATTTTTGGTGATACAGAGTTGGGAGTCAGGATAAATGCTATTTTTATAGGGTTTGCTATCGGAATTCTTGTTTTTGTTTTTGTCAGGGAGATATTTAAAGACGAAAAGCTTGCTTTTTTTTCATCTGTGTTGATCACAGCTGTACCTGCTTTTCAGGTAGGAAGCTATATATTTTTAACAGACTCTCCACTTGCCTTTTTCTGGATTTTAACGATTTATCTGTTCTACAGGGCTGTAAATGAGAAAAAACCTGTTTTGTGGGTACTGACTGGAGTATCTGCAGGTTTGGGCTTTCTGTCTAAGTTTCTGATAGTTTTATTTCTTCCACCGGCTCTTTTATTCCTTTATCTTTTTAAAAGGGAGATATTCAGAGAAAGATGGTTTTATTTTTCTGTTCTGATTGCATCTTTGTTTACTGTGCCTGTTATAATCTGGAACTTTCAGCATGATTTTGTTACATTTAAGCATGTTTTTAATTTAGGAGAAGCGAAAAAAGAGATTTCCTTAAGTAAATCTGCTGAGTATATTGGAAACTACATTGCTTCCCAGATTGGTTTAAACTCTGTATTTTTATTCCCATTTTTCTTTTATGCAGTTTACAGAGGATTTAAAGAAAGAAAAAATTTCAGAATATTTTACCTGTGGATTTTTCCAGTTTTTATTTTTCTTGTTTTTCTTTATATAGCAAGGAAGAAAAATGTAGAGGCAAACTGGCCGGCTTTTGGGTATGCAACTCTTTATATTCTTACTGCATATTACATATATATGAAAAAATGGTTTAAAGGATTTATATTTGCCTTCGTTCTGTCTATCTGGAGTATATTCACTCTTTTTTATCCATTTTATTTGGATAAAATCGGTCTGGGAAAGATATATCCCCCTAAAGTAGATCCTCTGCACAGACTTGTAGGCTGGGAAGGTTTAGGAAAAAAAGTATCAGAAGTAGTAAAGGATCTTAAAACAGATAAGTATTTTGTCTTTTCTGAAAGCTACCATATAGCATCTGAACTGTGGTTTTATATGGAAGGAAATCCGAGAACTTACTGTGTTGTTATAAACAGAAGGATGAATCAGTTTGATCTGTGGCCAGGTATAGAGCAGTTTGAAGGAAAGGGGTATACAGGTATATATGTATCAAGGTGGGGTTTACCTAAAAAAATAAGAGATTCTTTCAGGAAAGTAAAAGCCCATTACAGATATGATATTATTTATCGTGGCTGGAAATACAGAACTATTAATATTTATGTATTGGAAGATCTTATAAAACTTAAGCAGGACAGGTTTAGAAGCTATTGA